Proteins from a genomic interval of Chelonoidis abingdonii isolate Lonesome George chromosome 7, CheloAbing_2.0, whole genome shotgun sequence:
- the ADAM19 gene encoding disintegrin and metalloproteinase domain-containing protein 19 isoform X3: MPHTITFNHTDHCFYHGVVRGLEQSSVTLSSCKGLRGLIVLSSNLSYILEPVPDSQDQHLIYRSEHLKLPKGTCGDLHEEPTTTRLLNTLRGRATAHHHRVKREDLQSTKYVELLLVADYAEFQKNNYDLQLTKNKLVEVANYVDKFYKSLNIRIALVGLEVWTDQNKCDISENSHSTLWSFLAWRRKLLGRKKHDNAQLITGMSFQGTTIGLAPLMAMCSDFQSGGVNMDHSDNPIGVAATVAHEMGHNLGMSHDSAGCCAARAEDGGCIMAAATGHPFPRVFNTCNRKELDRYLQSGGGICLSNMPDPNTLYGGKRCGNGYLEDGEECDCGEVEECNNPCCNAIDCSLKPGAECAHGTCCHQCKLMAPGTLCRETSRPCDLPEHCTGKSAFCPANFYQMDGTPCAGGRAYCYVGMCLTYEQQCLELWGPGARPAPDLCFEKVNAAGDTYGNCGKEVYGTYRKCEMRDAKCGKIQCQSSASKPLESRAVSIDTTITVEGRPIKCRGTHVYGAEESEGDMLDPGLVMTGTKCGNNHVCFEGHCRNTSIFDSEGCQKKCHGRGVCNSNKNCHCDNGWAPPFCNKPGNGGSLDSGPLPQESLVPVIAGVLVSILLLIGIAVAFCCYKWRDRLRPLKETIIPSKRSQHFGSASAPDQSGVNGHANPAFKLKTPQEHRKATGTPEIPSKPAVLHPKPAPDLKINIQQPPAFPAGHSNDTRKSPGPVYRVDGILKDTARRIPPTRPAPPAPKLSVPQDTARPRPPQKALPANPVPTGPRTVPMINTTTLPPPATGRHPGRHPPLAENSTVKLAGGVNALKK; this comes from the exons ATGCCCCACACCATCACTTTCAACCATACA GACCATTGCTTCTACCATGGTGTTGTGCGAGGCCTGGAACAATCCAGCGTCACACTCAGCTCATGCAAAGGGCTACG TGGTCTTATAGTACTGAGCAGCAACCTCAGTTACATCTTAGAGCCAGTCCCTGATAGCCAGGATCAACACTTGATCTACAGATCAGAACATCTGAAGCTTCCCAAGGGGACCTGCGGAGATCTGCACGAAGAGCCCACAACCACACGCTTGCTCAACACATTGAGAGGCCGGGCCACAGCACATCATCACAGG GTGAAGCGGGAGGATTTGCAGTCTACAAAGTacgtggagctgctgctggtggctgatTATGCAGAG TTTCAGAAGAATAACTATGACCTTCAGCTAACGAAGAATAAACTAGTGGAGGTTGCTAATTACGTAGATAAG TTTTACAAGTCCCTCAACATTCGGATTGCCCTGGTGGGGCTGGAGGTCTGGACAGACCAAAATAAGTGCGATATATCCGAGAATTCACATTCCACCCTTTGGTCCTTCCTGGCTTGGAGGCGCAAGCTGCTAGGCCGCAAGAAGCACGACAATGCCCAGTTAATCAC TGGGATGTCGTTCCAGGGCACCACAATCGGCTTAGCTCCGCTGATGGCCATGTGCTCCGATTTCCAATCAGGAGGGGTGAACATG GATCACTCCGACAACCCCATCGGCGTCGCTGCCACCGTGGCCCATGAGATGGGCCACAACTTGGGCATGAGCCACGACTCGGCCGGCTGCTGTGCCGCCCGCGCTGAGGACGGAGGCTGCATCATGGCTGCCGCCACGGG GCACCCATTCCCCAGGGTATTCAACACGTGCAATAGGAAGGAGCTGGACAGGTACCTGCAGTCCGGCGGAGGGATATGTCTCTCCAACATGCCAGACCCCAATACTTTATACGGAGGGAAAAGGTGCGGAAACGGTTACCTGGAAGATGGGGAGGAATGTGACTGTGGAGAAGTGGAG GAGTGCAATAATCCCTGCTGCAATGCCATCGATTGCTCCCTGAAGCCTGGCGCCGAATGTGCACACGGAACCTGCTGTCACCAGTGCAAG CTGATGGCTCCAGGAACTCTCTGCAGGGAGACGTCTAGACCCTGTGACCTGCCAGAGCACTGCACTGGCAAGTCAGCATTCTGCCCCGCCAACTTCTACCAAATGGACGGTACGCCATGTGCAGGAGGGAGGGCGTATTGCTACGTTGGCATGTGTCTCACCTACGAGCAGCAGTGCTTGGAGCTCTGGGGGCCTG GAGCAAGGCCTGCACCTGACCTGTGCTTTGAGAAGGTGAACGCTGCCGGTGACACCTATGGGAACTGCGGGAAGGAAGTCTACGGCACATACAGGAAGTGTGAGATGAG AGATGCAAAATGTGGGAAGATACAGTGCCAGAGCTCAGCTTCCAAGCCGCTGGAGTCCAGAGCTGTCTCAATAGACACAACCATCACGGTGGAGGGAAGGCCGATCAAGTGTCGGGGGACCCATGTGTATGGTGCTGAAGAGAGTGAAGGGGATATGCTAGACCCTGGCCTGGTGATGACGGGAACAAAGTGTGGGAACAATCAT GTCTGCTTCGAGGGACACTGCAGGAACACATCCATCTTTGACTCTGAAGGGTgtcagaagaagtgccatgggcGGGGA GTGTGCAACAGCAACAAGAACTGCCACTGCGACAACGGATGGGCGCCCCCGTTCTGCAACAAACCTGGGAACGGAGGCAGCCTGGACAGCGGGCCCTTGCCCCAAGAAA GCCTGGTTCCAGTGATAGCAGGAGTCCTGGTTTCCATCCTGCTTTTGATCGGAATAGCAGTGGCGTTTTGCTGCTATAAATGGAGGGACAGACTCAGGCCTCTAAAAGAGACCATCATCCCTTCAAAAAGAAGCCAACATTTTGG CAGCGCCTCTGCTCCAGATCAGTCTGGTGTGAACGGACATGCAAATCCAGCCTTCAAGCTGAAAACCCCACAGGAACACAGAAAG GCTACCGGCACCCCAGAAATCCCATCGAAACCTGCTGTGCTTCACCCCAAACCAGCCCCAGATCTCAAAATTAATATACAGCAACCACCTGCTTTCCCAGCTGGCCACAGCAACGACACCAGGAAATCCCCTGGTCCGGTATATCGAGTAGATGGGATTCTGAAGGACACTGCAAGACGAATTCCTCCCACCaggccagcaccccctgctccaaAACTCTCAGTCCCACAG GATACTGCCAGACCCCGCCCACCACAGAAAGCTTTGCCGGCTAACCCCGTCcctactggacccaggactgtgCCAATGATTAACACCACAACGCTACCGCCACCTGCTACTGGAAGGCACCCAGGACGACACCCACCACTGGCAGAG AATTCAACCGTGAAGCTAGCCGGAGGAGTGAACGCCTTGAAAAAATGA
- the ADAM19 gene encoding disintegrin and metalloproteinase domain-containing protein 19 isoform X1, with protein sequence MLGAAGPAWGSSAALLLLLLLLPALEPAGWRRENNTVGPQLYQEEITLHWKATGSPPISMKHPFKAEVKLTVEGRELILDVEKNEHLFAPGYTETHYTQTGMPHTITFNHTDHCFYHGVVRGLEQSSVTLSSCKGLRGLIVLSSNLSYILEPVPDSQDQHLIYRSEHLKLPKGTCGDLHEEPTTTRLLNTLRGRATAHHHRVKREDLQSTKYVELLLVADYAEFQKNNYDLQLTKNKLVEVANYVDKFYKSLNIRIALVGLEVWTDQNKCDISENSHSTLWSFLAWRRKLLGRKKHDNAQLITGMSFQGTTIGLAPLMAMCSDFQSGGVNMDHSDNPIGVAATVAHEMGHNLGMSHDSAGCCAARAEDGGCIMAAATGHPFPRVFNTCNRKELDRYLQSGGGICLSNMPDPNTLYGGKRCGNGYLEDGEECDCGEVEECNNPCCNAIDCSLKPGAECAHGTCCHQCKLMAPGTLCRETSRPCDLPEHCTGKSAFCPANFYQMDGTPCAGGRAYCYVGMCLTYEQQCLELWGPGARPAPDLCFEKVNAAGDTYGNCGKEVYGTYRKCEMRDAKCGKIQCQSSASKPLESRAVSIDTTITVEGRPIKCRGTHVYGAEESEGDMLDPGLVMTGTKCGNNHVCFEGHCRNTSIFDSEGCQKKCHGRGVCNSNKNCHCDNGWAPPFCNKPGNGGSLDSGPLPQESLVPVIAGVLVSILLLIGIAVAFCCYKWRDRLRPLKETIIPSKRSQHFGSASAPDQSGVNGHANPAFKLKTPQEHRKATGTPEIPSKPAVLHPKPAPDLKINIQQPPAFPAGHSNDTRKSPGPVYRVDGILKDTARRIPPTRPAPPAPKLSVPQDTARPRPPQKALPANPVPTGPRTVPMINTTTLPPPATGRHPGRHPPLAENSTVKLAGGVNALKK encoded by the exons GCATCTCTTTGCACCAGGCTACACTGAAACCCACTATACCCAGACTGGAATGCCCCACACCATCACTTTCAACCATACA GACCATTGCTTCTACCATGGTGTTGTGCGAGGCCTGGAACAATCCAGCGTCACACTCAGCTCATGCAAAGGGCTACG TGGTCTTATAGTACTGAGCAGCAACCTCAGTTACATCTTAGAGCCAGTCCCTGATAGCCAGGATCAACACTTGATCTACAGATCAGAACATCTGAAGCTTCCCAAGGGGACCTGCGGAGATCTGCACGAAGAGCCCACAACCACACGCTTGCTCAACACATTGAGAGGCCGGGCCACAGCACATCATCACAGG GTGAAGCGGGAGGATTTGCAGTCTACAAAGTacgtggagctgctgctggtggctgatTATGCAGAG TTTCAGAAGAATAACTATGACCTTCAGCTAACGAAGAATAAACTAGTGGAGGTTGCTAATTACGTAGATAAG TTTTACAAGTCCCTCAACATTCGGATTGCCCTGGTGGGGCTGGAGGTCTGGACAGACCAAAATAAGTGCGATATATCCGAGAATTCACATTCCACCCTTTGGTCCTTCCTGGCTTGGAGGCGCAAGCTGCTAGGCCGCAAGAAGCACGACAATGCCCAGTTAATCAC TGGGATGTCGTTCCAGGGCACCACAATCGGCTTAGCTCCGCTGATGGCCATGTGCTCCGATTTCCAATCAGGAGGGGTGAACATG GATCACTCCGACAACCCCATCGGCGTCGCTGCCACCGTGGCCCATGAGATGGGCCACAACTTGGGCATGAGCCACGACTCGGCCGGCTGCTGTGCCGCCCGCGCTGAGGACGGAGGCTGCATCATGGCTGCCGCCACGGG GCACCCATTCCCCAGGGTATTCAACACGTGCAATAGGAAGGAGCTGGACAGGTACCTGCAGTCCGGCGGAGGGATATGTCTCTCCAACATGCCAGACCCCAATACTTTATACGGAGGGAAAAGGTGCGGAAACGGTTACCTGGAAGATGGGGAGGAATGTGACTGTGGAGAAGTGGAG GAGTGCAATAATCCCTGCTGCAATGCCATCGATTGCTCCCTGAAGCCTGGCGCCGAATGTGCACACGGAACCTGCTGTCACCAGTGCAAG CTGATGGCTCCAGGAACTCTCTGCAGGGAGACGTCTAGACCCTGTGACCTGCCAGAGCACTGCACTGGCAAGTCAGCATTCTGCCCCGCCAACTTCTACCAAATGGACGGTACGCCATGTGCAGGAGGGAGGGCGTATTGCTACGTTGGCATGTGTCTCACCTACGAGCAGCAGTGCTTGGAGCTCTGGGGGCCTG GAGCAAGGCCTGCACCTGACCTGTGCTTTGAGAAGGTGAACGCTGCCGGTGACACCTATGGGAACTGCGGGAAGGAAGTCTACGGCACATACAGGAAGTGTGAGATGAG AGATGCAAAATGTGGGAAGATACAGTGCCAGAGCTCAGCTTCCAAGCCGCTGGAGTCCAGAGCTGTCTCAATAGACACAACCATCACGGTGGAGGGAAGGCCGATCAAGTGTCGGGGGACCCATGTGTATGGTGCTGAAGAGAGTGAAGGGGATATGCTAGACCCTGGCCTGGTGATGACGGGAACAAAGTGTGGGAACAATCAT GTCTGCTTCGAGGGACACTGCAGGAACACATCCATCTTTGACTCTGAAGGGTgtcagaagaagtgccatgggcGGGGA GTGTGCAACAGCAACAAGAACTGCCACTGCGACAACGGATGGGCGCCCCCGTTCTGCAACAAACCTGGGAACGGAGGCAGCCTGGACAGCGGGCCCTTGCCCCAAGAAA GCCTGGTTCCAGTGATAGCAGGAGTCCTGGTTTCCATCCTGCTTTTGATCGGAATAGCAGTGGCGTTTTGCTGCTATAAATGGAGGGACAGACTCAGGCCTCTAAAAGAGACCATCATCCCTTCAAAAAGAAGCCAACATTTTGG CAGCGCCTCTGCTCCAGATCAGTCTGGTGTGAACGGACATGCAAATCCAGCCTTCAAGCTGAAAACCCCACAGGAACACAGAAAG GCTACCGGCACCCCAGAAATCCCATCGAAACCTGCTGTGCTTCACCCCAAACCAGCCCCAGATCTCAAAATTAATATACAGCAACCACCTGCTTTCCCAGCTGGCCACAGCAACGACACCAGGAAATCCCCTGGTCCGGTATATCGAGTAGATGGGATTCTGAAGGACACTGCAAGACGAATTCCTCCCACCaggccagcaccccctgctccaaAACTCTCAGTCCCACAG GATACTGCCAGACCCCGCCCACCACAGAAAGCTTTGCCGGCTAACCCCGTCcctactggacccaggactgtgCCAATGATTAACACCACAACGCTACCGCCACCTGCTACTGGAAGGCACCCAGGACGACACCCACCACTGGCAGAG AATTCAACCGTGAAGCTAGCCGGAGGAGTGAACGCCTTGAAAAAATGA
- the ADAM19 gene encoding disintegrin and metalloproteinase domain-containing protein 19 isoform X2: MLGAAGPAWGSSAALLLLLLLLPALEPAGWRRENNTVGPQLYQEEITLHWKATGSPPISMKHPFKAEVKLTVEGRELILDVEKNEHLFAPGYTETHYTQTGMPHTITFNHTDHCFYHGVVRGLEQSSVTLSSCKGLRGLIVLSSNLSYILEPVPDSQDQHLIYRSEHLKLPKGTCGDLHEEPTTTRLLNTLRGRATAHHHRVKREDLQSTKYVELLLVADYAEFQKNNYDLQLTKNKLVEVANYVDKFYKSLNIRIALVGLEVWTDQNKCDISENSHSTLWSFLAWRRKLLGRKKHDNAQLITGMSFQGTTIGLAPLMAMCSDFQSGGVNMDHSDNPIGVAATVAHEMGHNLGMSHDSAGCCAARAEDGGCIMAAATGHPFPRVFNTCNRKELDRYLQSGGGICLSNMPDPNTLYGGKRCGNGYLEDGEECDCGEVEECNNPCCNAIDCSLKPGAECAHGTCCHQCKLMAPGTLCRETSRPCDLPEHCTGKSAFCPANFYQMDGTPCAGGRAYCYVGMCLTYEQQCLELWGPGARPAPDLCFEKVNAAGDTYGNCGKEVYGTYRKCEMRDAKCGKIQCQSSASKPLESRAVSIDTTITVEGRPIKCRGTHVYGAEESEGDMLDPGLVMTGTKCGNNHVCFEGHCRNTSIFDSEGCQKKCHGRGVCNSNKNCHCDNGWAPPFCNKPGNGGSLDSGPLPQESLVPVIAGVLVSILLLIGIAVAFCCYKWRDRLRPLKETIIPSKRSQHFGASAPDQSGVNGHANPAFKLKTPQEHRKATGTPEIPSKPAVLHPKPAPDLKINIQQPPAFPAGHSNDTRKSPGPVYRVDGILKDTARRIPPTRPAPPAPKLSVPQDTARPRPPQKALPANPVPTGPRTVPMINTTTLPPPATGRHPGRHPPLAENSTVKLAGGVNALKK, encoded by the exons GCATCTCTTTGCACCAGGCTACACTGAAACCCACTATACCCAGACTGGAATGCCCCACACCATCACTTTCAACCATACA GACCATTGCTTCTACCATGGTGTTGTGCGAGGCCTGGAACAATCCAGCGTCACACTCAGCTCATGCAAAGGGCTACG TGGTCTTATAGTACTGAGCAGCAACCTCAGTTACATCTTAGAGCCAGTCCCTGATAGCCAGGATCAACACTTGATCTACAGATCAGAACATCTGAAGCTTCCCAAGGGGACCTGCGGAGATCTGCACGAAGAGCCCACAACCACACGCTTGCTCAACACATTGAGAGGCCGGGCCACAGCACATCATCACAGG GTGAAGCGGGAGGATTTGCAGTCTACAAAGTacgtggagctgctgctggtggctgatTATGCAGAG TTTCAGAAGAATAACTATGACCTTCAGCTAACGAAGAATAAACTAGTGGAGGTTGCTAATTACGTAGATAAG TTTTACAAGTCCCTCAACATTCGGATTGCCCTGGTGGGGCTGGAGGTCTGGACAGACCAAAATAAGTGCGATATATCCGAGAATTCACATTCCACCCTTTGGTCCTTCCTGGCTTGGAGGCGCAAGCTGCTAGGCCGCAAGAAGCACGACAATGCCCAGTTAATCAC TGGGATGTCGTTCCAGGGCACCACAATCGGCTTAGCTCCGCTGATGGCCATGTGCTCCGATTTCCAATCAGGAGGGGTGAACATG GATCACTCCGACAACCCCATCGGCGTCGCTGCCACCGTGGCCCATGAGATGGGCCACAACTTGGGCATGAGCCACGACTCGGCCGGCTGCTGTGCCGCCCGCGCTGAGGACGGAGGCTGCATCATGGCTGCCGCCACGGG GCACCCATTCCCCAGGGTATTCAACACGTGCAATAGGAAGGAGCTGGACAGGTACCTGCAGTCCGGCGGAGGGATATGTCTCTCCAACATGCCAGACCCCAATACTTTATACGGAGGGAAAAGGTGCGGAAACGGTTACCTGGAAGATGGGGAGGAATGTGACTGTGGAGAAGTGGAG GAGTGCAATAATCCCTGCTGCAATGCCATCGATTGCTCCCTGAAGCCTGGCGCCGAATGTGCACACGGAACCTGCTGTCACCAGTGCAAG CTGATGGCTCCAGGAACTCTCTGCAGGGAGACGTCTAGACCCTGTGACCTGCCAGAGCACTGCACTGGCAAGTCAGCATTCTGCCCCGCCAACTTCTACCAAATGGACGGTACGCCATGTGCAGGAGGGAGGGCGTATTGCTACGTTGGCATGTGTCTCACCTACGAGCAGCAGTGCTTGGAGCTCTGGGGGCCTG GAGCAAGGCCTGCACCTGACCTGTGCTTTGAGAAGGTGAACGCTGCCGGTGACACCTATGGGAACTGCGGGAAGGAAGTCTACGGCACATACAGGAAGTGTGAGATGAG AGATGCAAAATGTGGGAAGATACAGTGCCAGAGCTCAGCTTCCAAGCCGCTGGAGTCCAGAGCTGTCTCAATAGACACAACCATCACGGTGGAGGGAAGGCCGATCAAGTGTCGGGGGACCCATGTGTATGGTGCTGAAGAGAGTGAAGGGGATATGCTAGACCCTGGCCTGGTGATGACGGGAACAAAGTGTGGGAACAATCAT GTCTGCTTCGAGGGACACTGCAGGAACACATCCATCTTTGACTCTGAAGGGTgtcagaagaagtgccatgggcGGGGA GTGTGCAACAGCAACAAGAACTGCCACTGCGACAACGGATGGGCGCCCCCGTTCTGCAACAAACCTGGGAACGGAGGCAGCCTGGACAGCGGGCCCTTGCCCCAAGAAA GCCTGGTTCCAGTGATAGCAGGAGTCCTGGTTTCCATCCTGCTTTTGATCGGAATAGCAGTGGCGTTTTGCTGCTATAAATGGAGGGACAGACTCAGGCCTCTAAAAGAGACCATCATCCCTTCAAAAAGAAGCCAACATTTTGG CGCCTCTGCTCCAGATCAGTCTGGTGTGAACGGACATGCAAATCCAGCCTTCAAGCTGAAAACCCCACAGGAACACAGAAAG GCTACCGGCACCCCAGAAATCCCATCGAAACCTGCTGTGCTTCACCCCAAACCAGCCCCAGATCTCAAAATTAATATACAGCAACCACCTGCTTTCCCAGCTGGCCACAGCAACGACACCAGGAAATCCCCTGGTCCGGTATATCGAGTAGATGGGATTCTGAAGGACACTGCAAGACGAATTCCTCCCACCaggccagcaccccctgctccaaAACTCTCAGTCCCACAG GATACTGCCAGACCCCGCCCACCACAGAAAGCTTTGCCGGCTAACCCCGTCcctactggacccaggactgtgCCAATGATTAACACCACAACGCTACCGCCACCTGCTACTGGAAGGCACCCAGGACGACACCCACCACTGGCAGAG AATTCAACCGTGAAGCTAGCCGGAGGAGTGAACGCCTTGAAAAAATGA